The DNA segment ACAGCCACCTCTTTCGTTTTGGTAATTAAGACCAGATCATCCGCAAAGGCAAGAATGGATACGTTCTCGTCACCCATCATTATGCCTTCCGTCGTCTCATTAATATGATCGATTATTGGATCAATAATTGTGTTGAATAGCAAGGGCGATAGGGGGTCGCCTTGCTTCACACCTCTTTTCTGGGTTACTTTTACACTTCCAgattttgcttttatttctgtttggcAATTTAGGTACATCCCCCTAATGTATTTCCTTATCATTGCCGGAATGCCTTTGCACTTCAGCCCGTCTTCTATAGCTGAATGGGGGACTGTGTCAAAGGCTTTGGAGATGTCGACGACAGTTACGACACCTCCTGTCTTTTccttcatttcttttattgtcttggCCAAGATGGATATGTTATGCTTGCATCCATCCTCCTTTGTAAAGCCTTTTTGTCTAATGCTGTTCACAATTTTGCTTCTTAGTCTCCTTTCTAGGAGACTAGAGAAAATTCTCCCCAGCAAGGACCCTATGGTAATTGGACGCCAATTTTTGACGTCCTCGACACTTTTCCCCGGTTTGGGGATTAGTGTGGTCCTGTTAACTCTCCATTGAGCTGGGTAGATTTGGAACAGCATtagcaaattataaaatttggcCAGGGTCTGCAGGAGTCCTTTTCTCCTGAGACAAGGCTTAGTAATGCCGTCGACTCCCGCCGCCGTGTCGTTCTTAATCTTTCgcattttcgttattatttcttccACGGCGACGGGGCtccatatttcatttattggAGAGAGCATACTCGGTCCCCCTCCGAGTGTTGGTAGACCTGATTCTGGGCCACATGTGCCCCACAGGTCCCCgtacaattttccaatttgttCTTTCTCAGGAAGTTCGATATGCTTCCTCTTTTCTATACCCTCTCCTGCGACCGCcatatctattaattttctcggACATTTCTTGTATAGTTCTTGAAATCGAGCGTATCGATATTTGCCAAAACGGGCGCGGTCGCTTTCTTTATTAGcccgtttatttttatttttctgattgTTTTTCTTGGCACCATCGATTTTAATCATGTCCGTTATATATTCTAGTGTTTGCTCGATTTCAAGTGGATCCGGTTGGATCTCTCGAATTGCCAGTTCccttattctattttctatatattttaaatcgttATCCTCCTCCAGCAAGCAGCTTTGGATAGCCGCCCTGAATTCCTCCTTCCACTCACTGGTTTCCAGAGGCTCAGGGAAACTTTCCCTATTCTCCACTTCCCTTGTGCGGCTGCTACTGGGGGGACTTTCTGGGACAACTGGCTCCTCTATTTCTTCCCTGACCGGGGCGAACAGGAGCCTCCTTTTGTCGCTTATTTGTTTTGCAGTTTTCGTTGTGAGAATTTGGTGTATCTTTGCATTCGgctgtttttcatttttatatatttcattaagtCTTACTAGTGTTTCCGTCTCTTCCTTAGACCAGACCGAGGCTCTATTGACTGGTCTAGCGGAAACACTCGCCTGTGCAATTCTTTCTTGATTTCTCACAACGGGGTGTCTtatcctttcatgctgcgacaACCCTCTCTTTGTCGAGAAGACGCTTCCACAGGTTGGACAACTAAGGCCGTCTATAGCAGCACCCGTGCCGCTACCCTTACATTTGGGTATATGGCACTTGCAGTTGTGCATGCCGGGAAATATTCTCCGGCAGCCACCACATCTCCATCCTATTCTAGTATCTGGGTGCTGCTCCGCCATGTGTTTGGCCCAGTCATTTTCCCCCAGGAAACGTCTATCTCTCAACCTGCTTCTGCCAGCGCATATACTGCATTTTATCTGTTCGCGCACCGGCAGGTCCATATAAATATCGTACTCTTGTCCTGTAGCATTGCCAGGTTCGTCATAAGTGACCCTCCGATCCATAGCGGACAAGTCCGCCGCAAGAACCCCAGGGCCGGGAGTTCCTACGTCCGAGGCATCATCTTCGTCTTCGCTATCCATTAATAGATGTTGTGTTTGTCCATTTGTGTTTGTCCAATCATATCCATACTCATAACCTTTGGAATAGCCAGGTCGTCATACACAATCATGAATGGGTCGGCCCATGCAGGGATCAACCCGCTCGCCACATTgccttcttattttaataattttgaaaaaaaagggTTGCCCCTTCAGCACTTGGTGCTTCCATCGTTCCATCTACGCCATGATTTTTAGATTTGAATTTGGGCACTAGGTACCCTCGCAATGTTGGTCCCAGCATGGGTCCACTCATTCGTCACAGAGGCAGCTCTTAGTTTCCCTTCAAAAGAAGGTACTCACAGCGGGAACCACGGGTAGGTGGCTGCTTGCTAACTATGACGCAAGGGCGGCTGATCATCGGATACTAGAGTGTTACCACTCCGACACCTCAAGCGACCGCACTTCCCTTGAGTCCTAAGGTTGCCGTCATATACCCCGAACTATTCTAGTTCGATATGACGGCGATTTCTTCTGGTGAGAGTATCCATCTACCGGCGGCGTATTGCTTTTAGACAATACGCGACAATAaacagcccccccccccccccaagaAGACCCTTAAGAGAGTCATAGTTACTCCCgccaaattttgaaaatttggcGGTAAATCGGGCATTATACAACTTAAACATGACATCCCCCGCCAGTCTAGGATCACATGCTTTGATGACCTTGTTGTATAATGAAGACAATGGCATTTGCGTTATTTGCCAATTTGTGTAGTAGCGATGTCCGCGTCCGACAGAGATTCCAACTCTGTCGTCTTCGCCAAGGAGCTCGCTCCTTTTAGCGGAGAAGGCGCGTTCGCTATTGCCTCCTCTGATGGTTGGGTCGTTTTCGGGGCAGGATCCTGCTGCACCAAGGGCTGTGATTTGTCGGTCGCGTCCTTCCTTTCTATCACGCTTGGTGAGCCACCTGTCGTCTCCGTAGTAGAGGTATTTTGCCGTGGTCGGCCCTGTGATAAAAAAGGCTTTGGGTCTGGATAGCGTATTGCCTCAATCCTAGGCAACCCTACATCCTGGGTACCCAGGATGGCGTTGTTGATGATTCTTATCACATTCCTGTTCCGGGTCTCCACAAAATGATACTTAATCGAAAGTAACAGTGTAGATGAGGTAAGGTGGTACTGCGGAGATATAGTTGAAAATACCCTATTTGAAAGGTACGACCACTGGTCAACACTTAATGGGAGGTAGACTTGATACATACCTCCTAGAATATATATGGTCACAGGGGCCATACTCTTGAAGTCAAGAGTTCCCGAGGCCAGATGCTGTCCTGAGAGGGTATCGTCTTCCACGCAGGTTAACATCTTATACTCAGATCTTGAAATAGATTCGTACATCTGTACGAACCTACGAGCGGGTGACTCTGCGTAGTGTAGTGCCCAGGATGAGATCATCCAATACGGGAGAGGCAGTGTGTTGCCCCACGTATCATCTTCCCACGAGGCTGAGCTGTAATACGTGCCTACGTCACCGTCCAAATGAGCGTACTCATATAGGAGGAGTGGGTCGATGTGAATGATCGTGTTATATGTTAGATCGGAGATGATGCTTGCAAATGGGAAAGCAGCATGATGATGCTGACTCATTTCCATGCCCGACCACATCCTGAGACCGAACCCATTCATAGATAACATACGGCCTAAGGAAAGAGACAACGCAAGAGATTGCATGGTTATAGTTGTTTGGAGCCCCCCTATATTTTCTATGGAGTAACTAAACTCCTCCAACTCCATCATATTTAACCCGATGAGAACACGGTAGATCGACGTAGCCGTGTGGACGCGATAGCCTACGTTTAGGGCGCTTATGTTGTTGCTGCTCCATGCTACTACCGAGTATGAATATGATTTTTTGTCGTCATAATAGTCAAGGGTCCTTGTTGTCTGATATGAGGTTGGACTCATACAGCATGGGGATATAGAAGAGAAGTTATACCCGTTGAAAAGAGAGGACATTCTTGATGCTCTCTCTGTTTCCGTGCCTTCCCACGCATCCTTGGTGTTCACTGAGGAGTCTCCAAGTTCTCCTCCTCCAAATGTCCAACCCCCTGCAAGATCCTTGTCGTATGTGTGAGTGGTGGCATTGTACTCAACAAACGGAGTAACAGGCATAAACGAGCTCAACTCCGCAGCCATGGTAAGAGCAATTCTCATGGCTCCATCTTGTGATAAGGTTCTACCTATTACATCAACTGCAGCCCTCATGTTGTTAGCAGCTGTTCTGTAACCGTCGTCGGTGGTCTGGGCCATGACAGATTCTGTTATGTCAATTATGTAGCTTTGGACAATTTCCGTGGTTAGATTTGGTGACTTACGGTCTCCGGGATACACCTTGCAAGATGTGGCACCCAGTCTGATATGTGTTGCCGTATGCATAGAAGTATCGTCGGTAAGCACCAACATTATGTTTAAGTGTCCGCCGATATGTACGCTATGGGACGCAGGTATGGCAGAAAGATTACTGACCAGTTTGTTTTTGAATTGCTTTGTTGGAAAATGATTGTAATATGATTTCCATGTGTAGTTGGACCTTCCTGCCCAAACCAAGGATGGTA comes from the Augochlora pura isolate Apur16 unplaced genomic scaffold, APUR_v2.2.1 APUR_unplaced_601, whole genome shotgun sequence genome and includes:
- the LOC144477995 gene encoding uncharacterized protein LOC144477995, yielding MSGPMLGPTLRGYLVPKFKSKNHGVDGTMEAPSYEYGYDWTNTNGQTQHLLMDSEDEDDASDVGTPGPGVLAADLSAMDRRVTYDEPGNATGQEYDIYMDLPVREQIKCSICAGRSRLRDRRFLGENDWAKHMAEQHPDTRIGWRCGGCRRIFPGMHNCKCHIPKCKGSGTGAAIDGLSCPTCGSVFSTKRGLSQHERIRHPVVRNQERIAQASVSARPVNRASVWSKEETETLVRLNEIYKNEKQPNAKIHQILTTKTAKQISDKRRLLFAPVREEIEEPVVPESPPSSSRTREVENRESFPEPLETSEWKEEFRAAIQSCLLEEDNDLKYIENRIRELAIREIQPDPLEIEQTLEYITDMIKIDGAKKNNQKNKNKRANKESDRARFGKYRYARFQELYKKCPRKLIDMAVAGEGIEKRKHIELPEKEQIGKLYGDLWGTCGPESGLPTLGGGPSMLSPINEIWSPVAVEEIITKMRKIKNDTAAGVDGITKPCLRRKGLLQTLAKFYNLLMLFQIYPAQWRVNRTTLIPKPGKSVEDVKNWRPITIGSLLGRIFSSLLERRLRSKIVNSIRQKGFTKEDGCKHNISILAKTIKEMKEKTGGVVTVVDISKAFDTVPHSAIEDGLKCKGIPAMIRKYIRGMYLNCQTEIKAKSGSVKVTQKRGVKQGDPLSPLLFNTIIDPIIDHINETTEGIMMGDEN